GAGACCGCTTGTTATGAACAGACCCAAAAGGCAAAGGTATACCTCTATCAACGAGCTTAACTAAAGTTGCGAAGTTGCCTTTCACGCCGGGCCCATAAACAAGGGGAGGACGAATAATCACAAGCTCCATACTGTTTTCTTCTACGAGCGCCTGAAGTGCTTTTTCTGCTTCCAGTTTTGATAAGCCATAGGCATCCTCAGGTGCTGGCTGGTCGTCAGCGGTAAACCGCCTCCCAGGCAGCGTCTGCTCACCATTAACTTTTATAGAGCTAACAAAAATGAATCGCTTCACGCCTGCAGCTACAGACTGCTTCGCCAGGTTCAGAGTGCCCTGAACATTAACCCGCCGGTACTCAGCTAAAGGGTCGGCCACTTCATCCTTCATGACATGGGCCCTAGCCGCTGCATGAATCACAACATCCTGGCCCACAAGCGCAGAGGCCCAGTCGGTCTGTTCATTCAGTTCGCCCGCTAGAAAAATGGTCCCCGGTACTGAGGAGGTTGACCTTCGGACAGCACTCGTCAGAGCGACGCCCGGTTCTTCCATAAGAGCGGAAGCCAACTCTCTACCAACAAATCCTGTAGCTCCTGTTAACAGAACTTTCATAACGGATCCTCAGGAAATAAAACATCGGCAAACTGGTGAGCTAGCTGACTGTATTCATATTGATCCAGTGCTAACTTTCGCCCGTTGTTGCCCAGTGTCTGCCTTTGCTCAGCGGACATTTCATACAGTTTCAACACGGCTTCTGACAACTTTGCCTCGTCCTGAGCCGGCACCTGCAAACCCGCTTCCGCCTCTTCGACCGGCTTATAATCGTCGGAATCGACGGCATAGATAATCGGCTTGCCGGAGTATAGATAGTCGAAAAGCTTGTTTGGTGACACCCCAAACCTGAATATCGGGTCTTTTGTCAGGCCAATATAACAGGCATCAAATTTCGCAAGCATTGCCTGAATTTCTATCTTGGGGATGGGATCAACAAAGTAGACGTTTTTGAGATTTTTGCGGATAACCAGTTGCTTTAGAACGCGCTTTTCCTTACCCGCGCCAACAAGCACGAAAGCAATCTCAGAATATTCTTTCAGTCGTTCTGCTGCCGCGATTAACGTATCCAGTGCATTGGCAGTCCCGATTGCGCCAGTATAACCCACAAGAAATTTGCCTGAGGGAATCTGTTCAAGGGCCAGGGAATTAAGTGCCGCTTTTTGACTCACTTCCAGGAGAGAAAATCCGTTCGGGATCCAGAAAAACTTTCTGGGATCCATCCCTCTGCTGATCATGTGGTGCACAGAGTTCTTCAGATTCGATATTACTACGTCCGAATCTCGATAAGCCTTATCCTCAACCCATTGCATAAGACGAATAAATGGATGGGATGGCCGATGCCCCCCTATTTCAGTCAACGTAAGCGGCCAGATATCTCGCACTTCAAAAACCAGCCGGGCTTTAAACCTTTTTGACAGTTTCTTTGCACCCAGGAAAGACAGAAGGGAGGGGGACGAGCATACAATTACGTCCGGGGAATCTTTAATAAACTTTGAGAGCTTGATGATGCGCCAGGAGAAAAGAAGCCAACCCAGTGCCCTTATTTTACTGTGCGCTTCTGAATAATCTGGCATGTTTACCCAGACAACGGTAAATCCCCCTTCTCCCTCAAATCGGAACGCCGAATCAAAAGAAGGTTTCTCCCGCAGCAAATGATGAGAAGAGGAGGTGATCAGATATACCCTGTAGCCCTGCTTTGCCAGTTCCTGGCCCAGATAGTAGTGGCGTCCCGCATAACCATACTGAGGAGTAGACGCGTACTGATTAATAATCCAGACCGTTCTGCTCACAAATGGGCCTTAACCAGCTCTTCCACGATCCTCTGAGAGGCTTCCCCACCCCCGTACAGATGCTCAGTATCCCTGACTTCACGGCCAAGATTACGCGCAACGGCATCGAAAATTCCCCGCTGGTCTGCGCCGACCAGTTCGTTTGCGCCCGCTTCTATCAATTCGACCCATTCCGTCTGATCGCGAAGTGTCACACAGGCTTTACCAAAGAAAAAAGCTTCCTTCTGCAAGCCGCCACTATCAGTCATGACCAGCTCGCTGTGGCGAATAAGCCAGATCATCTCCAGGTAACCCACCGGGTCAATTACACGCACGTTAAGCTCCAGCCCCTGTTGCTGGATCAGTTTGCGCGTCCGGGGATGTAGTGGCAGGACGACAGGGGCAATTTCCGAATGAATGCGATTCAGTGCCTGCACGATGCCGGCAAGCCGTGCCCGGTCATCGGTATTCTCCGCACGATGAAGCGTGCCCAATACAAACTTTTCTGGCCATCCTTCGGACGACTGGGGGCACATGGATTTCCTGGCAAACATCAGCGCAGCGTCCTGCATCACATCGCCGACCTGAATACAGTCAACGTTTTTCTGATCAAACCCTTCATTGCGCAGATTCTGGATTGCAGTCGAAGTCGGACAGAACAGAAGGTCACTGACCTGATCCGTCAGAATACGGTTAATTTCCTCCGGCATCCGCATATTGAAGCTTCGCAGGCCTGCCTCAACATGCGCCACCGGGATATGCATCTTTGCCGCAGCAAGAGCGCCGGCCAGAGTGGAGTTGGTATCCCCGTAGACCATCACCCGGTCCGGCCGGTTTGCGATCAGGGCCTGCTCGATCTCGATCAGCATACGACCGGTCATCTCTCCGTGGCTGCTGCCATGGATGTCCAGTCGAATATCCGGCTTTGGAATCCCCAGTTGATTGAAGAAAATGTCGGACATATTCTCGTCAAAATGCTGACCGGTGTGGAGAATGGTCTCTTCAACCTGATCGCTCTGTTGTATGGCACGCGAGACCACACTTGCCTTGATAAACTGAGGACGGGCACCGACAACGGTCAATATTTTCATAGAGCACAACGATCCTGAAGTTGTATAAGCTTTATTAAACTGGCAACCGACTCTTCACGGTTAAATGCCACAGCGACTCTCTCAAACCCCTTTTGGCCAAGGCGAAAACGCTGCTCGGGTGATTCGATGAGCTCATCTAGCAGCTCTGCGAGAGCCCCCACATCCTGCGGATCCACCATCCCCCCAAACGCCTCACCCTGTTCACCGACAAGAAGCTCGGGAATTCCGCCGGTGTTCGTCGAAATTACGGGGATCCGGAAAGACATTGCTTCCATCAGGCTCACGGGGATACCCTCATGCACGCCACCACCCAGATCCTGGCTGGGTAGCACAACGATATCGATCTCCGAATCGGCATACCAGCGAAGCAGAGTGTCGTGGGGAACATGACCTGCAAACCGAACAAAATGGTTGATACCCAGTTCAGCAGCCATGGACTGAAGAGAATCCTTCAACTCCCCTTCACCCGCAATAATCACCTCGAACCCGGATTGAGCTCTCAATCTCGCCAATGATCTGAATAGAAACTCATGGCCCTTTACCGGCACCAGATTCGCGGGACACAGAATCTTCAGCCCCTCGTTTTCTTTACGGTCCGCTTTCAGGCTTCGCGTCTCCGCGGACGGAACACCTACGCCCAGATGAAGAACCCGTGCTTTGCCTGAATCAAGGGGCGCACGTTCTTTCGCCAAACCTTTGCCACTTTCCGATATAAACCTGATAAAAGTGGCCTTCTCAAATTTTTCTGCCAGAAGGTTTCCGGCAACAATATCACCCCGATGCGCAGAGGCACTCCACCCAATACCGGTGATATCACTCACGATCATTGCAAGGGTTGCAGGCGTCGTCAGCCAGTGGGCGTGGATGTGGTCGACGGTATTAGCAGAAATATAATCAGCCAGCCAAAATGCCCTGGGAACAATGACCCAATTTTTTAGCGTGTTAGTGCGGCTTTTAGAGATTACCCCGCGAAGTATCCTGAGCGTAAGAAAGGGACGGAACAGAACATATTTCAGAAACACAAGAATGGTTCGTGCCGTCAAACCCCTTGCTGAAATCAGCCTACAGCGATCATGAAGCCGGAAGTTATTCGGGCTACCGCGCCTTACCACGGTGGGGAAGATGGAAACATCATTTCCGGAACGAGCCATCTCATTGGCTTCAGCGATCACAAAGCTCTCACCCCGGCCGAATGGCGCGGAACTCGTTGCGATCAGAATCCTCATGATCCAACAAATGACTCAAGGAATTTCAAGCGATCCAGCTCTTTATTCCTGTTCGCCAGATGTTCTTCCGCAAACGCCCTCGCCTTCAAACGCAATTCAGCATTTTGAAATCCGGAATCAATAAAATCGCCAATCGAATCCATACCCTCTTCAACGTTCTTCTCATAATTCCCAAGATTCAGAAAAAACGAGGCACCGTCACCGATATCGGTATCTGTGTAGCCGGCGATAACAGGAAGCCCGTGAGCCAGGTATTGCCTTACTTTCAGCGGGCAAGCCTCGTTCATTTTATTTCTGTGAAGAGCCAGTGTCCCAATGCCGAAATCCATTCCACATAAGAGATCGCTCAAACTCTCGCTATCCAGGTATCCATGACTGACGACATTCTTCAGATCTCTTCCAAAAAACCTTGCGCACTCGTCCACCGATGGGCCGACGATGTGGAAAACCACATCCCTGCGGCGCATCGCCATCTGCCGTATTTTGTCCACGCCATGCCAGGACTGGCTCGGTGAACCAACGAATACCAGATTTGGCACCTTATTACTGGTTTCCCGCACAAACGGTATCACTGACGGATCAATACCATTTGCCAGAATAATGTGCGGCTTATCAAGAAAACTGAAACTATGCGAAACAGCCAATTCGCCAGAGACAAACACAAATCCATCGGCACAACCAAGGGAGAACCTTCGCGCAAAGGCGTTGTATATGCCCGTTAGGCGCCCCCTGCCCAGGTACTCCGATTTATCATCAGAATTAATTTCAACCACTGTGGTTTTCGCAAACGTCAGAAGCTTTCGAACGCCAGGGGCCGGGAAAAGGTAACGAGTGTAGACAAGATCCGGCTGTATCGAATGCAACTGACTGAAAGCGCTACGGTATTGACGGGCAAGGCGCTGAAAAATCTCGAAATGCCGCGCCCCCGGAATCCTGAGGCCACGAAATTCAGACTTCGCCCCCCCATCCGACTCATGATGATTAATGGCATGATAGACGGGAATAACTTCGTGCCCTAACGAGCGCCAGGACTCAATCTGCCCAAGAATCTTTTGCTTGAGCCCGGGATGACCTTCCAGATCTTCACCAATCAGATAGGCTATCTTCATAGCGTGGCTGAATGAAGTGCCGCGCCCGACGTAGAATGGAAATGCCGCATGTTTTCAATCAGATGTTTCCACTCTGGGGCTCTATAACCCGTTGCACCATAAAACCTGTCGCTGGACAAAGAACGATCTATAACCACATCGTCATCTTTAATAATCTGGATGTTTTTCCCGTACTGCTCGGCAACAAGTTCTAGCAGATCATATTTCGAGATCGGCTCTGAAGAAACGTGGTAGAGACCACTTAATTCAGGTCTTGGCAAAACGAAATCCTTGATGACTCTAGCCATTTCATCGGTCGGCAAGCCGGAGAAAATAGCTTTTGAAAACCCTTTGACAGAGCCAGTCTGCGCCAAAAACCATTCCAGAAGAGCATATCTGGAATCCAGTTCATGGCCAATAATCGACGTGCGAAGCGTGACGGCACTTGCCCTCTCTGTCACTTCACCGATGTATTTGGATTTACCGTAAAGATCTCCAGCATCTGAAATGTCTGACTCGCTGTAGTTTCCCCTCTTCCCGGAAAATACGCAGTCTGTGCTCACATGAATCAGCCGGCTTCCGCTCAACTCGCAAAGGTCTGCAATTCGGTGAGGCAACATTGAATTGATTGGCAACGCAACCAGCGGGTTATTCGCGTCAGACACCTGCTTGATCAATCCAATGCAGTTGATAACGGCATCAGGCTTAACTTTTCGGAATACAAAGGCCAGGCTGTCTGCGTCCAGAACATTTATGCCAGCTATAACTTTCTTAGTGGTTTCAACCGGTAATAGAGACGTTTTCCGGGAATCGCGCGCCGAACCCCAGGCTTCGTAACGAGCGTCATCAGACAGCACCTTCAGCACTGCACTCCCAAGCATGCCGGTGGCTCCAAGCACGAGAACACGCATAACCAAACCTCTCAAATCCCAATGTAAACCAAAAACTAAAGAAAAACGTCTGGCCCGCCTACGCCTTGATCATGCGCATACGAGCCTGGACATAAACATTTGTGATCTCTTTTCTGAACAGAACCATGCTCGCAATGCCCAGCAGTAACCAGACGATCCAGATGACAGCCCCCAACTCGGGCCCGATAACCGCGGTCAGGATCGCCACTCCAACCATCATTGAAAGACAGATATACATCTTCGTTCTCGGAAACCCTCTCCAGATAAACGCCGAAGCCTCCGTATTCAAAACAAACAGAAGTGAAAAGGACAGAGTATTTGAAATTACAGCACCTGTCGCACCAAATCGGGGAGTTAAAAGCCAGCAAAGCAAGACATTTGCTACAAGGGCGATGACAGCAGTACCCAGAGATAAGGAATTCTTTCTCCGTAAACCTATGCCCACACTGGTCACAATCGATAGTGTGTACAAAAGAGGCTGTACCATGGCGCAGAC
This DNA window, taken from Marinobacter halotolerans, encodes the following:
- the wecB gene encoding non-hydrolyzing UDP-N-acetylglucosamine 2-epimerase; the encoded protein is MKILTVVGARPQFIKASVVSRAIQQSDQVEETILHTGQHFDENMSDIFFNQLGIPKPDIRLDIHGSSHGEMTGRMLIEIEQALIANRPDRVMVYGDTNSTLAGALAAAKMHIPVAHVEAGLRSFNMRMPEEINRILTDQVSDLLFCPTSTAIQNLRNEGFDQKNVDCIQVGDVMQDAALMFARKSMCPQSSEGWPEKFVLGTLHRAENTDDRARLAGIVQALNRIHSEIAPVVLPLHPRTRKLIQQQGLELNVRVIDPVGYLEMIWLIRHSELVMTDSGGLQKEAFFFGKACVTLRDQTEWVELIEAGANELVGADQRGIFDAVARNLGREVRDTEHLYGGGEASQRIVEELVKAHL
- a CDS encoding UDP-glucose 4-epimerase family protein, which encodes MKVLLTGATGFVGRELASALMEEPGVALTSAVRRSTSSVPGTIFLAGELNEQTDWASALVGQDVVIHAAARAHVMKDEVADPLAEYRRVNVQGTLNLAKQSVAAGVKRFIFVSSIKVNGEQTLPGRRFTADDQPAPEDAYGLSKLEAEKALQALVEENSMELVIIRPPLVYGPGVKGNFATLVKLVDRGIPLPFGSVHNKRSLIALTNLVDLVITCLDHPAAANQVFLASDGQDLSTTELLRGVAYAMGKPARLVSIPSKLLMIGAGILGKKEMAQRVLGSLQVDITKTCDLLGWRPPLGSQDGLRRCFAEERRE
- a CDS encoding glycosyltransferase family 4 protein; the protein is MSRTVWIINQYASTPQYGYAGRHYYLGQELAKQGYRVYLITSSSHHLLREKPSFDSAFRFEGEGGFTVVWVNMPDYSEAHSKIRALGWLLFSWRIIKLSKFIKDSPDVIVCSSPSLLSFLGAKKLSKRFKARLVFEVRDIWPLTLTEIGGHRPSHPFIRLMQWVEDKAYRDSDVVISNLKNSVHHMISRGMDPRKFFWIPNGFSLLEVSQKAALNSLALEQIPSGKFLVGYTGAIGTANALDTLIAAAERLKEYSEIAFVLVGAGKEKRVLKQLVIRKNLKNVYFVDPIPKIEIQAMLAKFDACYIGLTKDPIFRFGVSPNKLFDYLYSGKPIIYAVDSDDYKPVEEAEAGLQVPAQDEAKLSEAVLKLYEMSAEQRQTLGNNGRKLALDQYEYSQLAHQFADVLFPEDPL
- a CDS encoding glycosyltransferase family 4 protein; amino-acid sequence: MRILIATSSAPFGRGESFVIAEANEMARSGNDVSIFPTVVRRGSPNNFRLHDRCRLISARGLTARTILVFLKYVLFRPFLTLRILRGVISKSRTNTLKNWVIVPRAFWLADYISANTVDHIHAHWLTTPATLAMIVSDITGIGWSASAHRGDIVAGNLLAEKFEKATFIRFISESGKGLAKERAPLDSGKARVLHLGVGVPSAETRSLKADRKENEGLKILCPANLVPVKGHEFLFRSLARLRAQSGFEVIIAGEGELKDSLQSMAAELGINHFVRFAGHVPHDTLLRWYADSEIDIVVLPSQDLGGGVHEGIPVSLMEAMSFRIPVISTNTGGIPELLVGEQGEAFGGMVDPQDVGALAELLDELIESPEQRFRLGQKGFERVAVAFNREESVASLIKLIQLQDRCAL
- a CDS encoding glycosyltransferase family 4 protein — translated: MKIAYLIGEDLEGHPGLKQKILGQIESWRSLGHEVIPVYHAINHHESDGGAKSEFRGLRIPGARHFEIFQRLARQYRSAFSQLHSIQPDLVYTRYLFPAPGVRKLLTFAKTTVVEINSDDKSEYLGRGRLTGIYNAFARRFSLGCADGFVFVSGELAVSHSFSFLDKPHIILANGIDPSVIPFVRETSNKVPNLVFVGSPSQSWHGVDKIRQMAMRRRDVVFHIVGPSVDECARFFGRDLKNVVSHGYLDSESLSDLLCGMDFGIGTLALHRNKMNEACPLKVRQYLAHGLPVIAGYTDTDIGDGASFFLNLGNYEKNVEEGMDSIGDFIDSGFQNAELRLKARAFAEEHLANRNKELDRLKFLESFVGS
- a CDS encoding dTDP-4-dehydrorhamnose reductase family protein, which codes for MRVLVLGATGMLGSAVLKVLSDDARYEAWGSARDSRKTSLLPVETTKKVIAGINVLDADSLAFVFRKVKPDAVINCIGLIKQVSDANNPLVALPINSMLPHRIADLCELSGSRLIHVSTDCVFSGKRGNYSESDISDAGDLYGKSKYIGEVTERASAVTLRTSIIGHELDSRYALLEWFLAQTGSVKGFSKAIFSGLPTDEMARVIKDFVLPRPELSGLYHVSSEPISKYDLLELVAEQYGKNIQIIKDDDVVIDRSLSSDRFYGATGYRAPEWKHLIENMRHFHSTSGAALHSATL